A window of the Emys orbicularis isolate rEmyOrb1 chromosome 1, rEmyOrb1.hap1, whole genome shotgun sequence genome harbors these coding sequences:
- the CBY2 gene encoding protein chibby homolog 2, with the protein MNHQMQRAEPDMDYIPPRVKLSDETFVFVDGKWVSETYNQPPFASQQKHYNKKMQNDWTLWEENKALWEENKALRIENKALREENKTLQCLRTQNKAIQVIYDETLQQVLQKENKPFPIFRDRNIGFQVSQENKALQVVREKNMALQVLREETQAVPVFQKETQAVPVFQKETKATPIEEESKDDVPAFQEDSKANPIQDESKAGSALQKKSNSVQDIWEESKAVPVQEENKASPGIQEENVALQAVQKLNQTLQTLLKENQILLEEKKAIQVLQEENKVFWEENNKMKLQLTVVKGTVSEIMARMEILQKELNALSLVQCNEMRKPDRCW; encoded by the coding sequence ATGAATCACCAGATGCAACGGGCAGAACCAGATATGGATTACATTCCCCCACGGGTCAAGCTAAGTGATGAAACATTTGTCTTTGTAGATGGCAAATGGGTGAGTGAGACTTATAATCAGCCACCTTTTGCTTCCCAACAGAAACATTACAACAAGAAGATGCAGAATGATTGGACTCTCTGGGAGGAGAACAAAGCACTCTGGGAAGAGAACAAGGCCCTCCGGATTGAAAACAAGGCCCTCCGGGAGGAGAACAAAACTCTCCAGTGCCTCCGGACACAGAACAAAGCCATCCAGGTTATTTATGATGAGACCCTCCAGCAGGTTCTCCAGAAGGAGAACAAGCCCTTCCCAATCTTCCGAGATAGGAACATAGGCTTCCAGGTCAGCCAAGAGAACAAGGCCCTTCAGGTTGTTCGGGAAAAGAATATGGCTTTACAGGTACTCCGGGAGGAGACCCAAGCTGTCCCAGTCTTCCAGAAGGAGACCCAAGCTGTCCCAGTCTTccagaaggagaccaaagccaCCCCAATCGAGGAGGAGAGCAAGGATGATGTCCCTGCCTTCCAGGAGGACAGCAAAGCCAACCCAATCCAAGATGAGAGCAAggctggctcagccctccagaaAAAGAGTAATTCTGTCCAGGACATCTGGGAAGAAAGCAAAGCTGTCCCAGTTCAGGAGGAGAACAAGGCTTCCCCAGGCATCCAGGAGGAAAATGTGGCTCTCCAGGCTGTCCAGAAGCTAAACCAAACCCTCCAGACCCTGCTAAAAGAGAACCAGATTCTTCTGGAAGAGAAAAAGGCAATCCAGGTTCTTCAGGAAGAGAACAAAGTCTTCTGGGAAGAGAACAATAAGATGAAGCTGCAGCTAACTGTAGTGAAAGGCACAGTGTCAGAGATTATGGCCCGGATGGAAATACTGCAAAAAGAGCTCAATGCCCTTTCTCTTGTGCAGTGTAATGAGATGAGGAAGCCAGACAGGTGCTGGTAA